The Nomia melanderi isolate GNS246 chromosome 4, iyNomMela1, whole genome shotgun sequence genome segment gtattacgtaacattttcatttttagtagtagcatttctattatataatactagtaTTTCTATTTGAACGAAGTATTGTATTTAATGGACACAATTTTAAGAACAATGCGAAGAAATCGTACTTTACCCTGATCtttgaaatgtaaaaattacCGTGTTGCTGCAgtgtaagaataatttaatgaaaaaggcCATTACTAcaactattatatatattaaaggtTACGACAAATAGTGGGCTCTTTCAGTTTCATAAGGCAAAGGTTTGTATCATGAttgtatatgtaataataagattattaatgaaaaaatttaatgttaaattttaacgTTTTTGATCAAACTCATTAATGCAATCAGTACTTCTctctaatgaatttttattgataatgatataatcatttattgacggaaattatgtaataaattggTCGCATAATTGGCAggaaatttattgtattgatTAGAAATTGATCTATGacttaaatattaacaaaaaagaaaattaaataaatcgttCGGGTCATGGTTGTAGTCGCTCGGCCGCCATATTTGCCTTTATAGGAACGTTAGACTTTTATAAAAGTAatggtttatatttcattatatattatttattattaacacagtttattacaatatatgataaatgaaatattctaataaatactaaatatagtaaatattattttcatgtgtACAATGACATTACATGtgtataaaattagaaaatgtacttattttatttattttgtggcTACGTGACCATAACTGATGACTGTACTAAAGATCtgttattattttgaaaatcttaAAAAGAATTGGCATAATCTTTAAATTGAACAAACGTTTATTCTTGTTAAACATCTAAAATGaagtagaaaatacaaaaatgagaaattatatgaatattgtatagttatagGAAGTATTGCACATATTTCAAGAcatcattttatttgtatgaaTGCaagaagaaatgattaaattttaacaattttattgggTTAATGGCATTATTAAAAGTGTAATTATCtcataattcatttttcatttttttataatgaaacatcAGAACTTCTTGTGCTGAACATTGAATAGTTTAATTAgccattattcattttattattgaaaatgataaattttaattcaaggttttcaaaatgatattatatattccTCTCATTTTGGCATGCCTCCATTACTTCTATTAATGGAGCATGAATGCTTGtgggaggaaaagaaaaatgtgaATATGCCTTCGGAATCCACACATTTTTGTCTGGAGCCGTTTCTCAATATTCACCACACTTATTAATACTTATCTACATTTGTTTTGTATTATGTAACAGATAAACATTTCAACTATGAAtatcattttttctttctttacagGACATATGGAACTATGTCTAATGGTTACAGCAATGCGAGTTACAGAGGTGGTAATAAGCTTCAAAGAAAAGGAACATCATCATACACCAGTAATAATGGACGTTTCGGAAATCGTAACAATGCATCTTTTAAGAGAAGTGCTGGCACTAACCTAAGAAAAACAAATTGGAGTTTTGAAAATCTAGAACCGTTTAAAAAGGATTTCTATGTACCACATCCTAATGTGCAAGGACGCCATCAACGAGATGTGGATAGATTTAGACAAGACAACCAAATTACTTTAAAAGGAGACAAGATTCCTGCTCCTATTCAACATTTTGAAGAAGGAAATTTTCCCGATTATGTAATGCAAGGTATAAGAAAACAAGGATTCAATGAACCAACTGCTATTCAAGCACAAGGGTGGCCAATTGCAATGTCTGGTCAAAATATGGTTGGAATAGCGCAAACTGGATCTGGAAAAAcattaggatatattttacCTGCGATAGTACACATTAACAGCCAACAGCCGCTAAGTCACGGAGATGGTCCAATCGCTCTTATCTTAGCACCAACTAGAGAACTAGCACAACAGATTCAAAGTGTTTGTAATGATTTCGGTTCTCTATCTTATGTAAGGAACACTTGTATTTTTGGTGGTGCACCAAAGGGGAGTCAAGCACGAGATTTAGAACGAGGAGTTGAAATTTGTATTGCTACTCCTGGACGATTGATCGACTTTTTAGACTGTGGTGTAACTAATTTGCGTAGATGTACCTATTTAGTATTGGATGAAGCCGATAGAATGTTAGACATGGGTTTTGAACCACAGattcgaaaaattattgaacaaaTCAGACCTGACAGACAAGTCCTTATGTGGTCTGCAACTTGGCCAGATGAAGTCAGAAATCTAGCAGAAGAATATCTTAGAAACTATACACAATTAAACATTGGATCGTTAACATTAGCAGCGAATcataatattcttcaaattgTTGATGTCTGTCAAGAacatgaaaaagaaacaaagtatGTAATACTTTTGTAGTGTATATTTTGTTAccaaattttttttcttaattataaaaGTGAACTATACATATTGTAGATTTCTACTTGTGATGATAATAATGTATGATATTGTATGATTCAGTATAAGATTTTTCCTCTAAGAAGAACTGATTTTcacttttgtataaaataattttctttctttgtccatttaaattataatatatttttgttggtAATTTTAGATTGGGAACACTTCTTCAAGAAATTGGTAATGTAAATGAAGATGGTGGAAAAACTATAATTTTTGTAGAGACAAAGAAAAAAGTGGAGAgtattactagaaatattcgtcgTTACGGATGGCCTGCAGTGTGCATGCATGGTGACAAATCGCAACAAGAACGAGATTATGTTCTTAGAGGTATGTTTTGCgtagtaaacatttttttatgtaatatttaatgagatttttcgtttattaattcgtttataaatttaattatataatttcagaaTTTAGGAACAAGAAAGGTTCGATTCTTGTAGCAACGGATGTTGCTGCTCGTGGATTGGGTAAGTAATTATACTTTTAGAAATTCGAATAAAGATGTTAGACTTTCAAGAATGCATTGTTGCTTAGATAGATAAACTGCATTTGCGAAAATCTATACTTGTTTAGAAAAGGATAGGGTAAAGTGGCGATGTAGCACAGACTGGTTATATGAAGGTGATGCCTCACAATGTTTagcataaatatatacatataaacttaataattaaaaattattttttaaaacttgcAGACAACAAAGTATGAATATCTTTTGTTGGCTGAGTACGaaatattttgtagaatttgataataattaaataggGTATATACCAAGTGATACAAAAAAATTAACGTTGCACCAAAAATGTTTCTAATACATATTCTCAAACTTTACATAAGcttaaagtattaaatagaCGGCATTAGTTTAGCTGGtatgtttgtttttatttatttgtatcacttAAGCTCgtatatttaactttattttataatcgtcGTATTCCCACAGTATAGGATTTATTACAGCATattaagtttttataatatcgtaaagtttgaaaatatttgttcataatTGTAGTATTTTACAAGAAGGTATTTATATAGGATGTACATAAGggattgaaatttttgaaacaggTTTGATATCTTATTTGTTTTGTGATCGAAAGGggcaatgaatttatttatctcaatctctctttttttttaattatcgtcTTCGTTATACTTTCGACCATTAGGTTTTCTGTCTATCTGTAGgaagtaattacaattttttatctgttttaagtatattttacCAGCGTTATAAAGAATTCACTAATGCAatctatttcaattaaaatagaaGGGAAAAACAATGTTTTAAATTATCCGCTTGTGTTAAAGAATTGagagaaaatattggaatacaGGAAACTAGCAGTAAGTGTGGGCATcttataatttatgttaatcaGTCTGGTTGTCCTTTGTTTCAGAGGCACATGGTGCACAAATTGTGTTGAGTGTGCGATGAAAACGATCGTTCGATAAGAAAACATGGCTCACTCACTGTACATGCGCAATTCTGTTTTGCACATAATATTGTACTTAATGTGCCTCTGTGTTCAGCCTGTGTACCACGCAAGTAGTAGAGTGGTGCGCGGGTGGTGCCGTTATCGCGCTGGTTGAGTGTGAGATAAGACCGTGGTTTGCATTTTGGTACAACCGTCACACTTCATAGCCAACGCTCGGCCGGTGTCAGAGACAACAATCTATTGATTTTGCTACTATCGCTACTCGCTGGTGATGCTTAGGACACAATATTGCGATGTGTACTTGCATTTAAGAATAGTACCCCCTGGGGCGCTCTGGATGCAGTCACATGGAATGCAATGTTCACCGGTCACAGGGTTTGTATTTATTACTATGCAGCTAACTTACATTCATATGCATTTGATTTGATTCTAAAGTTGATGCAAAtcctttgaaaatattctttacgaATTGTTGGTATTTAAGTACCAGGATATCAGGGTGACAacataaattgataaaatattttggtTATTCAAATACTAATCAGTTTAGATCGTATAAATCTGAAACGTCTAGAACTGTTTGagttctataatattttaaaatatgaaaactgcTAGTACATTTTTAACtgccaaaaatatttatattaaagattatgctatttgtaataaattcttTCTATTAGTTCAATTTAAacaagtttaatatatttaaaatagtattttctaacatttaagatattatgaaataatagtttctgctaatatttattttaagaaataaaagaaataattttatcatgtggtcaataatacataattgtaagacaataaatgaataaaatatgattttttatcGTCCGTTACAATTTCCTAGagatatattattcatttcattaaaatatttatattctatatattgaaATAGGCAGTGTATGATTATAGGCTTAGCTGCATATACATGATTCGAAAGGAAGGATAAATTGTAAACATAAAACTTTTTACtttcatataatataatgcATTACTATTTTAACGAGGTTAACGTAATATTAAAgagaatataataatctaaaaatgtactaaagaaattcatatatacttttaacataacaagcaaaactaataattagatttaaaaatttctggttatagtattcattttaatcaaattatttctttagatGTCGATGATGTAAAATACGTGATCAACTTCGATTATCCGTCGTCGTCTGAAGACTACATCCATAGAATTGGTAGAACGGGCCGTTCAAATTGTATGGGAACAAGTTATGCATTCTTTACACCAAAAAACAGTAGACAGGCTAAAGGTCTAATTAATGTACTTAAAGAAGCTAATCAAGTAGTAAATCCAAAGTTGTCTGAACTTGCTGATAAAAATGAAGATTATGGTGGCCGGAGTGAGTAcagtaatcaaataaaaatatacgtaaaaTATTTCGCCAATAGATCAAATTGAAATGTTACTTACAATGTGAATGTTAATTTTCAGATCGTTGGGGATTTGCTCACCGAAGGCTACTGTAACTATTTTAGTTGATTTTTTCAACTTTCGATCACATTTCTAAATAAGTGAACTTCTTGGAGacttcttacaatttttatttaatttgtgacTAGAGAAAGTTCTCCACGTAGGTTACTGTGGTATGCTTTAGTGATGTGCTCGATCGACTttttacgttatttttatttatgatcgATAGTGGTAGAATAACTTCAGGAAACACGGGAAACATTTGACACATTTAAGTTATAAAATTGTAGTTTGTTATACTTCTGTCCTTTTCAACTCATAAAGACGCGTACaagaaaaagtgaaaagtaagtaaaaatattaagtaGAAACAATACTTAATAGAAAGTTGTTCATGACAATCttctaaaattgatttaaattataaaaggtCTTTATGAACTTATACAGTAAGAAATTTCTTGCAATTATCAGTTTCAATTATATACGCTTTTCAagtttttaagaataatttaaacatttgtttagTTATCGCGTCTCAGAAGTAAGGGCCCTGTAAGATGTGAAGTAACAGTAACTATCAGTATTCATTCCACTTTTTTTAATGTGACCAATTTTTGTTCTTGGTTATATTATAAAGTTGTTCTGTTAATTTGCGTCTGTAAAGTGAAATTGCAGAGCGCATTGAATATAATGACTGTGAAGCTACACTTTTCTTACATGTATGTCTtactaatatttctatttatattaaacacaATCTCAGTCTATTGGAAGGAAGATTCTTTTGATAATTTATTCTTCTAGTAAGGTTAACCATGTATAAAAAATGTAGTTTGACTTAAACTTTCCATCGATCTAACAGATTGTTTGAATCATGACAGTAAAAAGTGGCGTTCTTAGTAATTAATGGTTTTGTTAATTCTGTACCTTCTAAACCTTTAAAGCACTTAAGAAATTATCGCACGTCACTGTATAAAATTTTTAGTTatctgtaataaattttaaactgaatatttttgatattattaacaCCCCACATGTATCCTCTGAAATAAATCTAAGTAAACTTGTGTTTAAACTTACATAAAATGTTCTATGTgtgtgtttcatatttttatcttgGAAAATAACTTATAAGTACGAAGTTTTTACTGtaaataatcataattattctgATCAAAATAACTGATGGCAagttaaaatacatattcaacAAATTCTGTTAAGGATAATTGGTTACTGAGCTATGTGAACTATGCGAACATTATTGATTAAACAAGTCTATGAAAATGGAAGAACCAGTGCGGAAATCCGTACTCGACTTCTTTCGTGAAAATAAGAAACTCAGTCTGTGTAGACTTATTTTTTGTGCGAGAATTACAAATTGTGAAGATGTTGCAGtattgtttgatacagtaataaaaggaaaaagtCCGCAACATATTACAGGGTTACTTCTTATTTATTCCCATTATGTGATTCATTTACTCGAAGTTTCAGAagacaatttatttcaattatgtaATGAAATGTTTACTACAAGTCCAGGAATTATGACCaacattaaatgtttatatatacaaaatgatgccaaaaatagatattttagaaaatgGCACTTTAAAAGAATGAGCGATTCTGCTTCTAAAACTGAGAAGCTAGATGCATTTGATGATACTTTTAGGAATGTTTCCAGAATAcatgaaacaataattttaaatttacataagTTATATATAAGATTGTGGAATATATGTAGATTGAAAAATCATGTAAgtcaatataaaaagaaaaagtaataattccagcatgtaataaaaaaattttatttgtagtatATATTAATAGAACTTATTTTTATAGcaaaattttattgaagaatTGGATTTAATAGCTAGAGAAGATCATCCATACATTCCATCTAAAGCAAGTATAGAAGTTGTTCTGAAAAGTCGTTGGGGATATGATATGACAACATTAGTGAAGGATTATTGTAATCTGAAATATCCTATGAACTttgatgattattcgcaaatttccgaaataattcaagaaatcgattataataataaataaaaatagttgaACAGTATTagttagtatttttattatagagaGTAGtgtggaaaaatgattaaacaatacaatttgaatataaaaacaATTGCATATTTTTTTATCGGTATTTAGTGCTTACAGTGCAGTAACATCTCATTTTTTCCCCATCATCTAGTAACTTCGCAATATAAGTTAGCAAGAatttaaaaaagagaaatagCAATAAATATCAGTAAGGATGAAAGAAATAGCTTTCATGACTTCCAAATGTGTCACCACATTCATTGAATCTCGAGAagttacagaaataaaattatatgtgcACAACATTAGTACTTATTTGTCTCTATGTGATTTCTTAAcgaatatgtgaaatatgtgccgtttttgaaagaaatgtacCTAGGTTATACATGATATGTGACACGAAGAAAAATTGTctaaattatatcatattagacttaaatttaaaagtatacatTATATAACATTGTCGTGAAGACGATTCATATCAACATACATAATTTTACTAAGGGTCACTTAATATAAATAACGTGGATCCACCGCATGCTTTTAAATAGTGGTATACAAACAATGTGTACTTTGACAAGAGGTTAAAAAATTGCCTATTTTTTTAAGATGTTCTGTTTGCCGTTTCATTCTGTTTACGGTTTagattagaaatttaaattatagtGATTGTATTGTCTTCCTGGATTGatatattttaagatttttgGGATTTATGAATAATgagatttatagtattaatgtCATATTATTCGTCAGATGTATAAAGGACAGTAACAATGAATACTTCAAAAAAGATAAGTGATCATAATACAGATCATGCTGTAGCAGGGGCTGTTAGTGGCTTTATAACAAGATTGGTTTTTCAACCTTTagatgttataaaaattagatttcaggtaaaaaaatgcaaaaatttgTACCtgaaatgtttgtaatattctacTGCATATATTATGCTTAAAACAAGTATTTGACATTATAGTTGCAGATTGAACCAATTATAAATCACCATGTTAGCAAATATCATTCTATAAAACAAGCATTTTTTTTGATAACTAGAGAGGAGGGaatttttgcactttggaaaggACACATACCTGCTCAACTTTTGTCGGTTGTATATGGAATGAGTCAGGTGAATGTGAATAGTAGGAActacaaaaatatgtttaaatgtatatgaaaatattcatgGTTTGCAGTTTTATTCGTATCATCTGATTACAAAAGCAACTGAAAACTTTTCACaattcaatgaatcaaagtattcaataaaatttgtagcAGGTGCAAGTGCTGGTTGCATAGCTACAACTATATCATTTCCTTTTGACACAATGAGAACAAGATTAGTAGCCCAATCAAGTAATCATGCAGTATATAAGGGACTTCTACATTGTTGcaggtaaaatttaaaaaaaaaagctgGAAATACTAGCATAGATAACTGTGTTATCTTAAAAGACTGTATTTTCAGTTGCATTATTCAACATGAATCTTCTAAAGCATTTTTTAATGGATTATTACCAACATTATTGCAAATTGCACCACATTCCGGTTTGCAATTTGCATTTTATGGACTTTTCACTGatatatataaaagatacaGTAAAAAAACTGATACAAGTTTTTATAATTCTGTGTTATCCGGCAGTGTAGCTGGATTGTTAGCCAAAACTGTGATATATCCACTTGATCTTAGTAGAAAAAGATTACAAATACAAGGATTTCAGCATGGTAGGAAAGGTTTCGGTACTTTTTTCTCTTGCACCGGGATGTTAGATTGTTTAAGACTAACGTTAAAAGTAGAGGGTCCAAGGGGATTATTTAAAGGCTTAGCACCGAGTCAGTTAAAAGCTGCAGTAACAACAGCTTTACATTTTACCATATATGAACagtgtttaaaattaataaacacagTAAGGAAGTTACATGCATCAGAaaaattaaacgattaaaatgttagtaacaatataatctaatatattcCTCAAACGttgtataaatgttttaaagTATATCCATCAATTTATACATATGTGCATGtaagtacaaaatattaataaatgtactgGATATACGACTTATAcatatagtttcaatattttacaatgtttatatttgaagtGGACTGGGCATTTCGTTTGGTGTTCCTTTCAGAACTGCTAAAATGTTTTTTGCAGTAATCCTCGACATCTCTTCCCGTGTTTCTGTAGCAGCACTACCAATATGAGGTAATACCACTGGAATAGgaagtaaaatttatatgattatcataaattaatcataaattacaaatataactatTATATTTACCACAATTatccaattttaataattcgctATCTAATGGAATGGGTTCTGGAGTCATAACGTCTAATCCAGCTGCTCTAATTGTTCCCTTTTTTAGAGCTTCTATTAAAGCAACCTGATCAACAACTTCTCCCCTACTAACGTTAATGAATATACCAGATCTTTTCATCTTTTTAAATGTATCCTCATTGAACATTTGTCTTGTTTCTGGTGCTAAGGCTGTTGTCGCAATAACAAAGTCACTTTCTTGTAATAGTTCATCAAGTTTTACTTTTTCTCCTCCAAATTCAGATGCTTCTTGTTTAACAGTTCtacttgtatataatatttttgcaatgTTAAAACCTTTGAGGATTTTAGCCACTTGAATACCAATACGACCTAGGCCTACTATTCCAACTGTAGAACCAGATAAACCAGGGCCGCACATCCAAGTAGGTGACCATGCTTTCCATTCTCccctatatatatattaatcaattgaatggattaatatttaatcttttattattactatatctcCATTTCATTATATGTATAGCTTCAAAACATACTTGTAAATAGCTCTGTTTGCTTCCACTAGTCGCCTAGATGTAGCTAATAATAATCCTATAGTCAGTTCAGCTGTTGCATCTGTTAAAATTCCAGGTGTATAACCTACTTTGATGTTCCTATCTTTTAAAGCTTTCAAATCCAAGTGGTCAACTCCAACTGACATAGTACCAACTACTTTTAATAGTGGTCCTGCAGCATTTAAGACTTCATCATCTATTTTGTCTGTTAGTAAACAATAAACTCCATCAACATTTTGTACTTTTGATAATAATACAGATCTTGGTATTGGTTCTGGTTTTTCCCAGAGGATAATGTCACATCTATCGCAAGGTGTAtaggaaaaaaaatattattttatatacatttaaaatttaataataaagtaggtTATTCAAAACATTTCAAACTTATAAACATTTATCGAATAATAGTCACATATACTACACACATTTAGTGCATTACTCGTGTGTAATAGAGATTTAAAAGCATGGTGTTTGatagcataaataaataacatgtgttttattttttacttgaaaAGTACTTACTGttcttgtaataaatttaatcctGCAACCGGTATATCTGGTCTAGTAATCAAAACTTTTGGtcgattcatttttattgaactGGTTATAAACAATTTTGGGTTGTTCCTCAATGACAGCAAGAAAGTGAATGAAAAAAGCGGTTTTTGAGTCGGTTTGACAAATCGAATGAAGTTAGGTAATAACATGTCGTTTTTTAATATatcactataaaattatttaatgttaattttatagtatagcttTCGTAATTCTACGTTTTTGCAAttcctttaatatttcattcttattcCTATCGTTTTATGATGCTACTTACAGAATTGAGCAGATtttcgaaaaagaagaaatcgtgaCGTCTATCTACCAATGGAGGTACTGTAAAATAGTTTCTACTAATTCTCAGCATCCCGCGAGTTTTGAGAAGTTACTGGAACTacactgtattttattttaccataCTCTGTATTACTACTTacaaactataatattaattttattaaaaaataataaataaataaaaaatataataaaaagtattgtCAATATAAAGTAGATGCAAAAAtcataattaatagaatttattacatatttacataattatatttagtttttttataatttattcaatgttataacattagCCATCAATAAACTGTAAAAATTGAACAATTGTGTATTTTCTTCTTAAATATTCGCAGTTTAATTGTGTACCAGAAAAGCTTTAGATTAGTTAAGATTAGTCTATGTTTTACAGTGATAATTCTTCATAGCTacagaaattgtatttttcattaacattgTTACAGTCATTGGACCCACACCTCCTGGTACTGGTGTAATATACCCAGCTACctgttttacattttcaaaatcCACATCTCCtactaatttatatttgtttcctACATTTATTTTGGATATTCCCACATCAATTACACAGGCTCCAGGTTTTATCATATCTTTAGTGATTAAGCCAGGGATACCCGTTGATACTACTACTAAATCTgctaattttgtaaattttgttaGTTCACTTTTGGGAGTATGACGATGACATATTGTCGTAGTCATATCTAAGGCTCCTGTATTACctagaaaataatttgtagtcaaaacttttataaattgtacatgagtatttgtatatacatattcatcAATTTTATCTATCagttttaatacaatatattatattttcataattataatagaaCAAGATACCTTGGCCACTAGAGTGTAGAAGTAAGGCAATTGGTAAGCCAACATGTTTTGATCTTCCAACAATTACTGCATTTTTTCCAAAAGTatctattttacttttaattattaattctcttACACCTAAAGCAGTTGCAGGAATAATAGTGtgattatttaatgttaatctaCCTATATTTTCTGAGTGAAACCCATCCACATCTTTATCTGGTGCAATTGCTTGGCATATTTCATGTTCATTTATATGCTCTGATAATGGTAATTGTACAATAATTCcatctatagtttcatttttatttaaatgatcaatttctttaataagttTCTCTTGTGttattttttcttctaaaaCAATGGTAGAGCTGTCAATTCCTGAAATGTACATAATGAAGCTTGTTAtctaagtaataataaaaaatgtatactttttaatccaatatatattattattatgaaattcttatttgaaattcatttttaccaATCAAACTTGcaactttcatttttctttgaacaTACAATTTACTAGCTGGATTATTGCCAACTAATACAGCTACTAATTTTGGCTTTCTATTACCATTCTGTACCAAAGTATCCACAGTCGCTTTTAATTCTTTTTGAATTTCATTAGCAATCTGTTTACCATCTATTATTACAGCTTCTTGCCTgaaaaaagtatgtaaaacttttATGAGTAAAGTAACTtccatgtatattttttattacaattataatgtgcaattttttttataatgctGCAAATAAATGATACAATCTACTTACAAAATTGatgaaatgtgtaattttcttgtAGGTCTTTGAGAAACACCTGTTAATATTTTTCTCCAAGAAAACATAACGAATAAAAGATATGATTCAAAATTCTTCTAGAAATACAAATGTAT includes the following:
- the LOC116429566 gene encoding ATP-dependent RNA helicase p62 isoform X3 codes for the protein MLRQIVGSFSFIRQRTYGTMSNGYSNASYRGGNKLQRKGTSSYTSNNGRFGNRNNASFKRSAGTNLRKTNWSFENLEPFKKDFYVPHPNVQGRHQRDVDRFRQDNQITLKGDKIPAPIQHFEEGNFPDYVMQGIRKQGFNEPTAIQAQGWPIAMSGQNMVGIAQTGSGKTLGYILPAIVHINSQQPLSHGDGPIALILAPTRELAQQIQSVCNDFGSLSYVRNTCIFGGAPKGSQARDLERGVEICIATPGRLIDFLDCGVTNLRRCTYLVLDEADRMLDMGFEPQIRKIIEQIRPDRQVLMWSATWPDEVRNLAEEYLRNYTQLNIGSLTLAANHNILQIVDVCQEHEKETKLGTLLQEIGNVNEDGGKTIIFVETKKKVESITRNIRRYGWPAVCMHGDKSQQERDYVLREFRNKKGSILVATDVAARGLEAHGAQIVLSVR
- the LOC116429565 gene encoding mitochondrial thiamine pyrophosphate carrier gives rise to the protein MNTSKKISDHNTDHAVAGAVSGFITRLVFQPLDVIKIRFQLQIEPIINHHVSKYHSIKQAFFLITREEGIFALWKGHIPAQLLSVVYGMSQFYSYHLITKATENFSQFNESKYSIKFVAGASAGCIATTISFPFDTMRTRLVAQSSNHAVYKGLLHCCSCIIQHESSKAFFNGLLPTLLQIAPHSGLQFAFYGLFTDIYKRYSKKTDTSFYNSVLSGSVAGLLAKTVIYPLDLSRKRLQIQGFQHGRKGFGTFFSCTGMLDCLRLTLKVEGPRGLFKGLAPSQLKAAVTTALHFTIYEQCLKLINTVRKLHASEKLND
- the LOC116429567 gene encoding uncharacterized protein LOC116429567; protein product: MKMEEPVRKSVLDFFRENKKLSLCRLIFCARITNCEDVAVLFDTVIKGKSPQHITGLLLIYSHYVIHLLEVSEDNLFQLCNEMFTTSPGIMTNIKCLYIQNDAKNRYFRKWHFKRMSDSASKTEKLDAFDDTFRNVSRIHETIILNLHKLYIRLWNICRLKNHQNFIEELDLIAREDHPYIPSKASIEVVLKSRWGYDMTTLVKDYCNLKYPMNFDDYSQISEIIQEIDYNNK
- the LOC116429566 gene encoding ATP-dependent RNA helicase p62 isoform X2 — protein: MTYGTMSNGYSNASYRGGNKLQRKGTSSYTSNNGRFGNRNNASFKRSAGTNLRKTNWSFENLEPFKKDFYVPHPNVQGRHQRDVDRFRQDNQITLKGDKIPAPIQHFEEGNFPDYVMQGIRKQGFNEPTAIQAQGWPIAMSGQNMVGIAQTGSGKTLGYILPAIVHINSQQPLSHGDGPIALILAPTRELAQQIQSVCNDFGSLSYVRNTCIFGGAPKGSQARDLERGVEICIATPGRLIDFLDCGVTNLRRCTYLVLDEADRMLDMGFEPQIRKIIEQIRPDRQVLMWSATWPDEVRNLAEEYLRNYTQLNIGSLTLAANHNILQIVDVCQEHEKETKLGTLLQEIGNVNEDGGKTIIFVETKKKVESITRNIRRYGWPAVCMHGDKSQQERDYVLREFRNKKGSILVATDVAARGLDVDDVKYVINFDYPSSSEDYIHRIGRTGRSNCMGTSYAFFTPKNSRQAKGLINVLKEANQVVNPKLSELADKNEDYGGRNRWGFAHRRLL
- the LOC116429566 gene encoding ATP-dependent RNA helicase p62 isoform X1, with the translated sequence MLRQIVGSFSFIRQRTYGTMSNGYSNASYRGGNKLQRKGTSSYTSNNGRFGNRNNASFKRSAGTNLRKTNWSFENLEPFKKDFYVPHPNVQGRHQRDVDRFRQDNQITLKGDKIPAPIQHFEEGNFPDYVMQGIRKQGFNEPTAIQAQGWPIAMSGQNMVGIAQTGSGKTLGYILPAIVHINSQQPLSHGDGPIALILAPTRELAQQIQSVCNDFGSLSYVRNTCIFGGAPKGSQARDLERGVEICIATPGRLIDFLDCGVTNLRRCTYLVLDEADRMLDMGFEPQIRKIIEQIRPDRQVLMWSATWPDEVRNLAEEYLRNYTQLNIGSLTLAANHNILQIVDVCQEHEKETKLGTLLQEIGNVNEDGGKTIIFVETKKKVESITRNIRRYGWPAVCMHGDKSQQERDYVLREFRNKKGSILVATDVAARGLDVDDVKYVINFDYPSSSEDYIHRIGRTGRSNCMGTSYAFFTPKNSRQAKGLINVLKEANQVVNPKLSELADKNEDYGGRNRWGFAHRRLL